The sequence TTCTtgctaagtgtcatgtaattttttttgtttttgttcataaGTCAAAAATGTTACTGTGATGTCCTTGTTCTCTcttcttgttcaaaaaaaaaaacagaaaagaaaagaaaaatcagaatattcagaaaaacaaaaataaataaataaagagtaTCCATTGTTAGTTCCATATTATGTTACGTTTCAAATGTTATAGTCAATGTTTCTCTCTTGTCTCAAAATaaaagagtaatcaatgtaaataaagaGTCATGGATTGTTatgtgttgtaaatagtcttgtaataaacaagggagggtgtatgccatcgatgtacaacgtgggtaaactgaaatatcaccaacccttatggtgaacattcacaattctcgtaaagctggacagctagcttggctttgaatttGGTTCTtagctaaaaactatctcttggtaattggcagtcataacttccgattattctctatacatgtgtagatacactttacactcttatcacttgTCCTTAGTTGTTCcagtgctagaattgtgcctttgaaagctagattgacagaTCCATTtttttgtgagcttaaactgaagtGTAGATGTTacacatcatacaaggtgaactctattttgacctagaactttgtgggtgtgttctaagcaaaccctcacgagacttcaactcgtccacttggGACACTTAgcggtttaaaaggcttattgcattcgctaaaggCAATCGAGAGACTAGCAACAGTGGTGTATGTAGGATTTCCAGTTTttattttacttgaggacaagtaaattcaggattggggatatttgataggtgccaaatattgcataattatttatcattttattgGCATTTATCTCATTTTATGTGCCCTAATTTCCCATTTTATGCCGAATCCTGTAGTTTATTATTTTCAAGTATAATTATTGTATCTAATTTAATTTTGCgatttaggtagtaaataaagcttggatgcttAGAGAAGCGAAAGGAGCAAACAATTGGTGGACGGAGGCAGAAAGCAAGAGCTTCGTGTAATGGATGTGAGAAGTGTAGAAGAAATGCCGTGCAAAAGACAGTGGCAATTCCTCTTACAATTGGTTTGCAAAGTGCttaaaagaagaagtgggcttgaTGGAAGAAGTAAACCCAGAGCCTGACCCGTTTCTAAACCCATTTCTTCAAATTTGATGTTCTCACTCAGCACCAAATCACCTCCCTCTTTCTCTCTAAAAATATCTTCACGAACAGAAACCCAACTCCATTCTCATCTTCTCCTTCCCCACCTACTTCATCTACTCTACTGAAGTAGGCAGGGTGGATTGAATCTAAGCAAACAAGTAAAGAACAGTCTCAACTTATCGGTGCATCACACAATATGGAGTGATGGGTGTCTGAATGATGGGAAAGAAAAGTCAGTTGCAGCTTTGCTTGATTTTGTGGttgtattttattgattatgggGATTTGGATTTGAGGGAACTTTTGTATAAATAGAGGATGGGAGTTCAATGAGAAAGCAGGCCCGGATTAgtcggtgcaccaagcagtagtttaggtttgatttcattatctccatgatgttctgatttcatagttagggtttagatgaaaccattaatctatTGCTCAGTTTAATTCAAGTTTTGGTATTGTTCTTGTTACACTgtaatgttttggataaatataatctgagccttcatcattttgctttcacagtgtatgtcatgtctccattgtagttagaacatcACTATATTGATTGTGTTGCAACTCATGTTTAAATGATTATTGttcgatcctttgactagttgtgctttaatcagacagttagtactttggaagggcaccttagttgtgattagaatatccatatcagGATTGTCcactcatctaagtgattgatctgtgGTTAGTTTGTTTTGTAAGAGGGaaactaatactaggattagaaaattatcttagtgatactaaaccttCCTCCTGAAACCACCCTTTGATGTGCAACAGACTAGAATCTTCACTGCTATCTAGATAGTCGGCAGATCCTAGAAGTTCACCGATgtctatacaagggacaagataGTATTGATATTGAATTGACTTAGTATAGGTTAAgcggtggattcgactgccctaacACCCTGTTTATCTGCTTGTTAGATTACTCTTTGCTTTCGTTTTTGTTATTTCAGTCACTACCATCATCTAGCTGTATCGGAAAACAAAACCCCTTTTTGGTTACTCTTGTTTAGAATCAGTAGTAGTAAGACTCTGGCTTcaacttacacccaccttgtccctgaggatcgacctgtacttgccatgtGTTGCAttccgacactgtgcacttgcagtttaatataATTGTAGGCATCTTTTAGTCCTACCAGCTTGGTATcgactatatgaagttggtgtagattttgtatagcggcttaattctgagagtattcaattgtggactaggtcctggggtttttctggatttgcagtttcctcattaacaaaatcttattgtgttatttactttatctttccgtgttataattgttttattataattaaagtaaattccaCTTTACGTTAACTTCGTTATATTTGATAATGATCCTATAgattttggttaagttcgaacatattatcaagtatcacactttgtttgtcgtattttctcgatctcgtatccatagacaatcacacaaagtgtgaataccgaagctGTTGTGTTGTCtctactttgtccatagacgaccatacttggtaagaggacttataggttgaaacaaaaagattatggtgtatttgggtaccctcgtattttcaagcCACTACAAATACTAGTCAACTATcagactttggactggaatgtagttgagactgaattaatCTTCCAAGAAATTCAGCTACAGTCGTGATCCTTACACATCTTGAACCTTGCAAGCATCTATGCAGTTGATTCTCTTATCTAACTTCCTTACAGCCTAACAGTTGCTTCAaattaagtgaagacttttggtacCAATATGACTCTAACATATTAGCCTATTTGATCTAGGTGTGGAAATATGTCTGCAATAAACAAATATACCAAACCTTACGTATCCCGAACACTTACAATCAGTTAGCTGAAAAgtctggattactaaccacctccgAAGAACAATTTTAAACCGATCAACATATAAGAGTTTTtgatatttatcttgaggaatcacaaagtctgagacgaaaagaaatttgtgatttttatctatcttgttctTGATTGGAGAGCGAAACCTCgacaatcaataagaacaagaccaggatacacaaactattaAGGAAAAGAAAGTTGGACTTGGTTTCACAAATTCTTAAGTGAAGTCTGTAAGTCGTAAAGCTAATTAATTTCTCAGAGGAAAACTAGGTTAATATATGACAACTCTagcatacaactaggacacataagtgTTACTGATTTGAATTCCCATTTTTATGAGTCTATCTATTTGTATACTTTCAATACTATAAGTACGTAACTTtgaatttaagctaagataacttgagattcaagcgaaCACTTTCagatgaaactcttgttaggagttcatgtaagcatatgagatttttttcttgaaattacatagaatAATATACATTATGGTCCAGGGTACTGGAACCGTGTACAACAGTAGTTCATAACAAATATGCCACATGAACGTATAAGCATAATCATGTTCATTAACGCTCGATATTTAACCACATAAGCAAAAAAAAGATTTAGTGATCAAAGTTTTCTTAGAAGTGTTTGTGAGAGTTGTAGCAAAACGAAACgtatttgtgaaaatagtttaCGAGCATCTGCTTAATTCATACTGGGTAGGTATGTGTAGGGGTACACGTACCTATGGACCAGTTTGTGAATTCAGGGATCTAGGGTAGGCGTACTAGGCCTAGATACCCTAATCCATTACTCAGGCCCTTAGGGTACGCGcgctgggtatgcgtacctttccaTTTTATAAGAACTTCGGAACCTTACGATACACACACTAGTATGCATACCTACCTATGTTCGGGAACTCGGTTGACTAGGGTACgcgtaccgggtatgcgtacctaccctTATCCAGAATCTCAGTAGTTCCGAAAATTCTCTTTCAaagatttgaaacattcccaatcgtCGTAGATATGAAATTTCTAAATGATCAACTAGAAACAAATATAGTTCTTGAGCAACAAATTGTTCTAAGGATCTATgagcatccattgcttgaatcatatttcgagatattcgATGAgataagcttgactcgaaatttcttctttgcaatatgaaATCTACTTCATATGACATGGTCTCATAAAGATAAAATGCTAATGACATGAGTAAATatgatggttcagtcttcacatacctctttgtagatgaagttctctaaatttttttgtttgatcttcagtcttgaatcttcgagggttattcaatgATGTTTGATAGTCAACTATTATACTTTAATTCTAGTCTGATACTTGACATTAGTAGTTTAGAAATCAAGATAGCTTTTGTGCATCttatattgacaacaagcttgagataacaaagattgcgagttcgaccgagcactgctccAACTAATATGATCAAGGATTTCGATGTAGACCTTGGGACAAATCTTTACTCACAACGACAGTAAACTTGTCACTATTTCTTCCTGAAGACTAATGCAAAACGAAGAAGTGGTATTGAGAAGTATTGATGACTTGATAGTTTGTATGATGAAGTACCATATGAGCGGATATATAGGAATCCAAATCTTCTGAATCATTCGTGTTATGATCTTCTACATTCTAAGTCTCCTTGTTCCATCACCTTTCTTATGATATTTATGTAGCATACATACAAGATGGATCAACGAAACTACGCCAATACTTCGACATATTAAGGGTAATGCAGGAAACATCCAAGTAATTTTTCATGCCAAAAAATGTATTATCGGATTAAATATGTTCAGCAAGTAGTTTCAAAAATGCCCGGAACCTCTAAGTTTTACTCTTATCTAATATATGATACAACTAATATCCAAGCCGGTGCAGTCTTTGAACGTTTTGAAAACTGTGGAGAGAGTGCCAGTGGATACAATTGCTTCGGTTTAAAGAAATATAATTGCTTCGGTTAAGAATCAAATGAATccaaagaagaaacaaaactgaCAGGTAATCAATTGTCATATACTCACAGTTTTATGAACCCTAATCCCCAGAAAAGTTTGGTTTCAGTATTTCTTTTCACTTTCCCTTTCCGTTTCCCTTTCCCTTTGTTTTACTTTCAGAAAGTGTGGCTTTTAGGGAGACAAAATTGGATCTAGTATTATTTATtaagagtaaaaaataaaaaattgtgccCCCTCTAGCTTGTGGCCTCAAACGGTGTTTGTTTTGCTTTCACTACAGGGCCGGCCCTGCTCTGATATGTATTATGTTAAGTATACATTCTTTCCCCGTCAAACTCAGTTACCCGGTTACATAGAGTatactaaaaataaaacaatttcCTAATTTTCAAACCCAAAAATATAAGTCGTGAAGTTGTTTacgaaaaaaaatatttacaatagCCGTAAAGCTGGATGATGGTGTTCCCGATTagttaaaaaataaaactaaacaaACCTGAAGATTCTAACTTCAATTAACTTCATAATCCAGACCTTAAGTCCGCacggacatgcatcagcatccaCATCGACATAGCCTTTAGCTATGGAGCTTCATTATGTAGGCCAATGCACTTCATTGCTCGCATATGTTAAGGATGAAAATGCCAACGACAAGCTTCCAttggaaaaaaaatggaaaataaaaaataaagaggggTTATACCATTTGGGGATGGATTAATAGGTAAAATTTTCATTCATTTTACACATCCAAGTAATTTTCCATGCCACAAAATGTAATGTTGGATAAAATTTGTTCAACAAGTATTTTCTAGATGATATCTGACGCAAATAATGGGTATTTCTTGCATAAGTTATACAAGTAAACATGTCAGACATCACCGAGTTTTACAATTAGTATCAGAACCGGGGAAATCTTTGAAAGCTTTTCGAACTGTTAAACTGTCGAGAGTGTACTATTGGATGttctaatttattttgatttatgtATAAACTCTTTCCCTCTCGGATTCGGTTTCCCGATTATATAAAGCATACTAAAAGTAAGATAGTTGCCTATTTTAAGGAGGGAGGACACCCTTACACTCTTAAAACATTATCTCACATTTTGGAAacatttttcttaataaaatttaAACGGTAGCATGTTTGAAGATAGTATTTTGGCGATATATTCATTACACAAATCTCTACATACCCGCAAGAAATGAGCGCTTTCTGACAtaccaaatttcaccatctacaatgatttttatataaaaaaaagtttTGTCTAAATTGTTAGATATCATGAAAATAACAATAACCAGGCGCTACTTTATTTTGCCAATCCAAAAACATAACCAACAAAACTGTTTACGAAAAAATTTCGTTACAATAGCCGGGATGATAGTGTTCCCGATCAGTTAAAAAACAAAAAGACCACGCAAACCTGAAGATTCTAAACTTCAACGGTTCAACCACTTCAACCATCCAACATTGGTAATAGGGGTACCGGATTTTATAGGAGGGTACCAAATACATATAAAACAGAAAAGATTTTATTTTGTCCTATATATTTTGGTACCCTACGGTGGTATTCGGGTATCTGCATTGGTAGTATTTCAATTTCCGTTATTTCCTAATCCGAACTCCATGCCCTTCTTGATTGTAGGAGTATTAATACACCTACAATCTAGAACTTCCTTGTGAAAGGAAACGAAATCCCTTGCGGTAATAGGCTTCTCCAAATTTCAggtattttcttttcttaaaccCTAGTAACACTAAATTTCATTCTTTATTAATTCAATTCTATTTTTACAAAACTGATCTAGTTTCAACTTTCAACAACAATCATGAAACTATCTTTTTCTCTGAATCCCAAATCAAACCCTAAACCTAGATACAatcaagaagaagagaaatcaaGTGATGATACCAAACGCGAGTATATAACTGAATTTGACCCAACAAAACCAATCGATGATGGTAAACGTCCCAAAATCGTTATTCCTCCATTAGAAAACTCATGGAATTGTACAAATAAGATGAAAAATCTTGAAAGTCTTGCAAAAGCTTCTGCTACTGATGATCCTGAAAGTCGGTTTGAACTAGAAGCAACTCCTCCAACTACAGCTGAAGTAGGCGATCAGGGTTTCAAATATGGATTAACTCTAAGAAAAAAGGAAGATGATGATCAAGAAGATGTTGTTATGGTTGATGCTAATGGTGGTAGTATTGAAAATTTAATGATGAACAAATTTAAAGAGGATATGGAGAAGTTGCCGGAGGATCGAGGAATCGATGAGTTTATTGATTGCCCTGTGGAGGGTTATGGTGAGGCTTTACTTGCTGGTTATGGTTGGAAAAAAGGACAAGGGATTGGAAAGAATGCAAAGGAAGATGTTCAAGTTGTTCAGTTTGTGAAAAGGGCTGGAAGAGAAGGATTAGGTTATGAACCTGAAATTAATCATTTGAAGATATAGAGGGATACAGAAAAAGAAGCTGGTGCAGTTCGAGATTCTGATAATCACAAATGACCCAATGTTTGGCTTAACCAAATTGCAAGTACGTCGGAGATCCGAGTCATTTAGATATTATTGATCTTCCTTGACAAAGATGTGCATCGTGCAATTTCATTAACATATATTATGATTCATATTCATTGCAAACTAGCATTAGTCTTTCAGATTGGAACTGGTCTTTTTATATTTGAACATTACGTGCTTAATGTGAACTGATTAGTTTTTTAAATTGATGTGATATGAACTTAAAAGTGATAGACTGATAGTGGTTTGTGATCAAgtcgaattcttttggtttttggTGTTTGAAAACGGTTTAAGATACTAATATGGATATTATGCATGAAATCCTTGATGGAGTCTAACTCGTTAAATCTGTCAGCCTTGATGGAGTCTAACTCGTTAAATCTGTCAGCGTTAAACGAAGGACCATTATTCTGCAGAGTGGGTTTGCTGACAGATCCTTGGTACTGAGTCTTAATGAAACATGAGCTGCGTTGTAAGTGCTGCAGTGGAGCTCTTGTTGTGATTCTCAGGTTTCTTGATGTGGAAACTTATGAATCAGTCGCTAAGACTCTCTTTAAAGCTGGCTTGGTCAAAGTATGCAACAGTTTTTGGTGTCGAGCAGTCTTGAAGATTAGTTGAAGGTGTTCGTTACATATAGCGGAACATCTTTTTAGTTCACTAGGATTATTAAAGTAATAGTCATTTGTCATCGAGTCGAATTCTTTTGGTTTGTGGTGTTTGAAAATGGTTTCGCATACTAATTTGGATATAATGCATAAAATCCTTCATGGAGTCTAACTTGTTACGTCTGTTCTTAGCAGCGTCAGACGAAGGATCATTTTTTTCGCTGACAGATCCTTGGTAGTGAACTAGCAACAAAAGAGTATTTGAAGTCAATGAAAGATGAGTGTCTTGTTAAGTGCTGCAGTGGAGATCTTGTTGTGCTTCCCAAGTTTCTTGATGTGGAAACATATGAATCAGTGAGTAAGACTCTCTTTAAAGCAGGCATGGTTAACATATATTAGCCCAATATCTTTTCAGTTCACTAGACTTATTTTTAGCAAATCCAATAGCCTAAGACCTTAGTTGCATGCCCACATCTAAACGAGTGGCGTGTTCCATGTCCAGCGCGTTGAACACGCCAAGGAGAAATAAGAGACCGAATGACACAACCTGATGGTATCAGGAAACTGGAACACAACATAGAGTGAAAAGTGCATTTTGTGGGCCAAATGCATCAAATTTTGGAGTTAAGCATATAACTCATAGGGTATGCAATATATATAGTAGTTCATCTGTCATGAATAATATATACAGAACCAATTAAACCCTTATTGTGCAAGCCAAATCCAACTCCACATACTCATATGCTGTGTCTGAATATCAAGCCTTCCCTGTGCAACCCAGACTGAAATGGCGAGACCTTCTTGGATATTACTTGCAACCCAGAAGTGATATCTTAGTATATTAGATTAACTCCTAAACCTGGCTAGTGTATCTCATTTAACAGGCCCGAAACTATCATATCACAGTGCCAAAATTATCCAGCTGATCTTTAGGACCTTCCTTAACAGGCTAGAGAATAGCATTTTTTTTTGGGAACCAATCAGTTAAGGAATGGATTATCAGTTAGCTACAAAAATCTCCATGAAGCAACTTATTCGGGGATGATTGGGCAATAAAGATGGCTACAGCAACTCGGCACATATGGAAGGATAAATgcaggtgttttttttttttttttttggatactaGACCTGGCTCAGTTAAAACAATAACAACAGTTCAAAACTGGAATTCTCTTAGGCAGTAGCAAGCCACATCGCAGCATACCCAAGGAAAATAACAACTCTCACAGCTATGAGAGATGGTGACCCCCCTTGCTATAAGCTGTGATGGGAGTTTTAAATTATCTACTGATACATATCCAAGCATCCGTAATTCGAGCTTCAAGATGCATCTGCAGACATGGATGTTTCAGTCCGGAGGAGGCTGATTGTATGGCGGTGTTGAAAACTGCCATATGAGCAGAATCATTGGTGCTACCACACAACTTTTGAGATGGAGGCTCTAAATATTATAGCTGCAATACATAATCACCGGGAGTCTGGCCGTACTAGATGTTTATTTGATTCAGTtaattggaaatttcattatgtcaGACGTCATTGTAATGAACCATCTGATTTTGCTGGGTAATATTGCTAGAAGCTTAGAAGTTTTGAAGCTGGGTAATATTGCTAGAATCttagaagtttcaaaaaaaattggagCTTAGCTCCACCCGAAATTTAACTTAGGCATGTCTTTGTTTGAGCTTGTTCCATGTTTTTAGTTGAAGATGCCTTGGTAAATAATAAGAATATGATACGAGGTGCTGGATACAGGAGGAAACTTGGTCTTGGATCTGTTTGACCTAATTCCTAATACAGTGTGTGGGTGGAAATTCAGTTTTGGTCTACTCAAAATCATGATATGTGTTTGTTTGTGATTAGCATCAAGTTAAACTTCGTTTAGTTCATGCTCCGGTATCAGaatttcaagtggtaaataattGTAATTTTATATtgtaaattcaaaattttaaatcGTACAGCTCAAACAACAAATCGATATTCCTCCTCTGAGACAGAGACTTCAGACTGTGTTCTCGAGCTTTCTCTTGCCCTTTGTAGGTCTTAAAATTTGGCGACGTGTCATCATCGAAAAAAATGATGGAGCGTATGGCG comes from Papaver somniferum cultivar HN1 chromosome 7, ASM357369v1, whole genome shotgun sequence and encodes:
- the LOC113299372 gene encoding protein MOS2-like; the encoded protein is MKLSFSLNPKSNPKPRYNQEEEKSSDDTKREYITEFDPTKPIDDGKRPKIVIPPLENSWNCTNKMKNLESLAKASATDDPESRFELEATPPTTAEVGDQGFKYGLTLRKKEDDDQEDVVMVDANGGSIENLMMNKFKEDMEKLPEDRGIDEFIDCPVEGYGEALLAGYGWKKGQGIGKNAKEDVQVVQFVKRAGREGLGYEPEINHLKI